The following nucleotide sequence is from Flavimarina sp. Hel_I_48.
TCCTTGTACTTTTGTAAACTTAATACCACTAAGATCGCGCGTAGGGGTAGGTATATCTTCTAAAGCTCCTGTGGTAAAACTAGACTCAAATGGAACAAAATCAAGCCTGTCGTTCAAATCATTGACTCTGTTTGCTTCTACGTCATTTATTCTAAATACATAAGAAGTGAATTCTTTTAATTGATTTCTAGGTGTCAACGTAATTGCATCGCCCCCTCCTGTATCATTAGCATTTGTGGGAAGCAAAACTTCCTCTCCAGAATTACTTATCTCAAACAATTGAACATTACCCCCCGTGGTGGTTTTATCTAATTCATAACCGTTAGGTACAAATATGTCCACAGTGATTTGAAACTCCCTTATGGGTACATCCGTTGCATTATCATTAGGTGTTACACCTGTAAAGTAGGGTAGGTCCTGAGTAGTAGGTTCAATCTCAACAAAATTTATTTTTGTATTAAAACCTCCTGAAGGACTAAGACTAAGCCTGCCATCCTGAACGACTACAATTCTGGTTACGGTAGAAAAGTTAGAAGCGGCACCCGTTGGGCCGCTGGGTACAAATTTGTTTATAATGGTTGCAGATTCTGCATTTATTGTATGCTGGGGTACTTCATTAGTCCGCGGGCTTACTTCTGGATCACCTACGCTTACTGTAACCTCATAGGTTCCATTTGGTAATTCAATTTCCCATTTAGCATCTGGCAAATAGCCCAGACTGGAATCATTGGAAAAACTCCCATATTGCATGTGAGTAAAGGTGTTCTGTAACGTCGAGACACCACTTATCTTTCTATTTCTTGTATTGCGGCTTACATCGGCAGGAGTATTGTCGTTAGCATTTAACCAACCGTATCTACTTCCATTTCCTCTATCGCCAAAGGCGTTTCCACTATCTCTTAAGTATCCCGAAGGTGCAGGGGTTCCAGCATCTGAAAAATTAATTTTAAGACCATCAAGTTGAGCAGGCGCTGGTTTTATATTACGAACCAGGAGTACCAGATCCTGATAATCGAAACCTGAAATATGCTCTTCCGTAACGATTATATAGGCGTTCTGCTCATTGGGTAACTTGTATGTGCGCACGTGATGCGGAATAGCATCTGTAAAAATGTTTAGGGCATCTTCACTATACAATGTTCTATTATTGAAAAAGGGCCATGAACTGTAAAATCCAAAACTTCTTGAAGAAGGATCAAACTGTAGCGTTCCATTAACCATGGGATTAAGTCGTTGCCCATTGCCATTAGCATTTGATACCTGTGCAATTTCATTTTCCTGAGTCGCATTTCCTTCGGTATACCACCCGAAGCGAACTACCGGATTGTTTTGTTCTGGACCAAATGTCCCCAGGACTTCTACATCAACTGCCTGATCACCGGATTTTTGGAACAACTGCCCTTCAATTTCATCTCCAAAAAGTTCATTGTAAGTAGATCCAGCAGGCAAATCAATAATATTTGTAGTTGCATTAGTATCCCCTACGTTTATAACTCCAGTACCTAATTGAGTATCAAGAATCCACTGAAGTGATGGTTCGTTTGTCCCACCGTTCCCTGCCTTGCCCAAACCTCGAAGCGGTAAAGATACAGCTACGGCATTTGTTCCCGTTACTTTGAGATCAGCAAACTGAGGACCGTTTGAGGAAGGGTTGAAAACTACATTAAAATTCGCCGTTGCTCCAGGATTAAGTTGACTCGGAAGTCCATTAAAACTAAATTGTTGTGCAGATGCTCCACCAACAGATGCTCCAATATTATATAATATTGAATTTCCTGTATTGGTAATCGAGATAGCTTGTATGGAGGTGTTATCACCAGCTGTGATGGCATCACCAATAAATTCAGTAGTATTAAAGGTAATTATAGGGCGTAAGGAAACAGGTGTTACATTATCTATTAAGAACATATAATCCTGATAGTCACCATTGCTGGCATCTTCAAAGGTAATGAGATAGCTGTTCTCAACAATTACGCCTTGTCTGTCTTTTACGGGATAGGTACGTACACGACGAATTGTGCCATCTCCATTCAACCCATCTTCAGAATAATTATACCGGTCAAAAGAATTTGAAAAAACATAGATACCGAAATCTGCCGTGCCCGGATCAAAAATTGTATTTCCAGATGATATAGGTGGATAGAGACGCTGGGCATTTAAAAGACCATTGGCCAAGACTCCTATTTCATTGATCTGCGGCTCTCCGCCACCAGTAGTGTACCACCCAAATGGAAGAAATTCTTCAGGTGAATATCTCCCTACCGGAGTAATATTTATAAGTTTATTTTCAATTTTCTTCCATTTCTGAACAAAAACCTCATCCCCTTTTAAGACAGTTTCCGTACCATCTGCCAGTGTTTCCCAACCAACATCTATTCCTATTCCCAGAGTATTGACCACATCTTGCAACGCTGGTTCAGAATCTCCTTCAAGTCCTGTTTTCTTTAAGGCATATAATCCTATAGTATTATTAGTGTTATTTACCGAGTTGCTTACAATAGTTAAAAGCGCATCCTGATAACCCAAATTAGAGTTGTTTCGTTCTGGAGCATAGGTCACATCAAAATTTCTAGATGCCCCCGGGGAGATAGTTTGGTTAGAAGCGTTTGGTACTGCGCTCCATTGCGCTGAAAAATTTCCGGATATATTGAGAGCATCTATGATAAGATTTTCATTTCCGGTATTTGTAATGGAAAGCTGTTTAGTATCAGTATTATTTGCCTGATTGTTTGTTACGATTTCAAAAATCAGTTCGTCAACATTTGTAGCTATTGTTGGGCCTGTTTGACTTGCCGAGATAGTTACATTTATTGAGATTTCCGCATTCGTGTATCCTTGGTCGGGCTGATCTATTGCAAAAACAGTTGTACTGTATGTGCCTGGAGCAAGATTTTCTTTAATGCCAAAACTAAGAACGCCCAGGGAAGGATTTGTAGGTAAAATTAACCATCCAGAGGAATCTGGATCGTCAGATAATACAATGGAAGGATTTCCTTCGCTTGCCGTTAGCGTTACACTTTGATTTGCAATGGCATTTCCTTGCTGCCCACTAAAAGAAAGACTACTTTTTGAAAAGTTTAGGCTCGCTGTTTCTTGCAAGTGTAGGTTTAAGGCATCATTAGAAGGAATTACTCCTTTTTCATGGGAATAAACAGTGCCCATGAAAAAAATTAAAAGTAAATAAAAAAGCGATTTTTTGAGGTAAAGCAGAGTGATAACGTAGTTTTTAGTGATCATGAGCTAGTAATAAATATATTTTGGGTTTAGTTTTCTCACATTCTATACGAGGTATAGGTATTGTGGGATTTTAAATTCTTCTTAAAATCTAGAAATGAGCACTTTTACGTCTGACATTTCAAAATTTAAAATAAAATTTATTTTTTTTAAATAATTGCCAAAGATAATGCTTTAATTCCTTAAAGTGAGGGGCTGGTGATATTTTTACAGCAAGCAATGCCAGCTTTAGTTTTAAGTTTTAGAATTTTAATTTAATCGATATAGTGCTAATTACATAGATAAAGTGTAATGTGGACTTCTTATCTTTGTAGGATAAATGTTTCAGAAGGAAGTTTATGCTTATAACAAATGATGACTAAGATTAAAACCGAACTGAAAAAGAAAGAAAGCGGAGCTTTGAGGGTAAAAAAGGTGCAAAACAGTTGAGAAATCAGTCAAAAGGCACTATTAATCAAAATTAATTCGTTCAATACTTATTAATAAACTTTTTTCAAATTTAGAATAATAGCTTTTCGGATTAATTTTCAAGGAGCTTTTCAAAGAATAGAATTGAATAATACTCTATTTTTTCAATTTTCTTCATGTGCGATCTGCTTTCTTTTTTCTTAGAAAAGGGTTATTTTGCGGTTCTTAAATAGATAAAGCTTAGCTTATCCTATAAATAAAGACTTAATGAATATACTGATAACATCTGCAGGGAAAAGAGTTTCCTTAGTCAAAATATTTAAGACGGAAGCAACAAAGCAAAATCCCAACGCACGGGTTCTGGCCACAGATGCAAATCCTGATCTTTCTGCTGCATGCCAGGTTGCAGATGCCTCTTTTAAAGTGCCCAGGGTAGGTGACTCTTCTTACGTTGAGACGCTTCTTGATATATGTAAATCAAATGATATCCAACTTATAATTCCTACAATTGATACAGAGTTACTGATTCTCGCAGAATATAAAAACATTTTTCTGGAAGCTGGTATTACACCTGTGATTTGTGATAAAGAGTTTATACATAAATGTAGGGACAAACGCGTAATTCACGATTTCTTTACTGAAATGCGTATTGATGTTGCCAGGGAATTTACAAAAGATGCTTATGAGTTTCCGCTTTTTATTAAACCTTCAGATGGAAGTAGAAGTATTGATACTTTTTTAGTAGAAGAAAAGAAATTTATGGAAGAACGCTTTTTTCAGGAAGAGCGTTTTATGTTTTTGGAATATATATCACCACAGCGTTTTGAAGAATATACTTGTGATCTTTACTATGATAAACAAGGGTATTTAAAATGCGCAGTACCACGTAAACGTATTGAAGTTAGAGATGGAGAAGTCAATAAAGGCCTTACGGAACACAACGCCCTTGTTCCCTATATAAAAGAGAAAATGTCTTTCGTGGAAGGGGCAAGAGGCTGTCTGACCGCACAATTTTTTAAAGAAAAAGATGGAGATCGTGTAGTGGGAATAGAAGTGAACCCTCGCTTTGGTGGTGGATATCCACTTTCATACCTCGCAGGTGCAAATTTCCCTAAATGGATTATTGATGAATATATTTTCAACAAGGAAGTTGAAAATAACTTTGATACCTGGGAAAGCAACTTGCTTATGTTGCGATATGATAATGAAATTTTAGTTCATGATTTCCAACATTAATTCTGATCATACTTTTGTTTTCGATCTCGATGATACGTTGTACAAAGAGATAGATTATCTCAAATCTGCCTATACGGAAATCGCCCGGAATGTAAGCGGGCAGCAGTGGCAAGCAACATATGCAAAAATGTTTGCTTTGTACAGGGAGAAAAAAAATGTCTTTGATTTTATTACCAGTCAATTCGACGTAGAAATTGATGAACTATTACAGCTTTATAGACAGCATAAACCTAAAATTGTGCTGTCAGATGAAGTAAAAGGGCTTCTAAATAGTATAAAAGAAAAAGGTGCCCATATCGCGGTGCTTACTGATGGAAGATCTATTGGCCAGCGCAATAAAATAGAGGCTTTAGGATTGGAAGAATGGATCGAAAAAGCTTTTATTTCCGAAGAATTGGGAAGTGAAAAACCTTCGGAAAAAAATTTTATAGCTGTAGAAGAATATTTTAATTCAACTAAGTACTATTATATAGGGGACAATCTAAAAAAAGATTTTATCACTCCAAATAAAAGAGGCTGGAATACCATAGGTTTAATAGATAACGGACTTAATATACATGTTGATTCTACAAATTTTGAAAAAAGTACACATCTCCCAAATCATTTTCTAATTTCCCTTAGTGAACTATTATAACCTATATACTTTAAAATGTAGTTTCCATAAAAATTAGTAGTTTTCACCTCGTTATTAACAAGTAGTATTATTCATTTCAATTTCATTTAGTTCTGGATCGAGCTTAAAATCTCATTGTGAACATAGTTCACATCATTCAGTCATCGTTTATATGCTCTAAAAACGGCTTATTTTAACCTAAAAACGGCTGAAAATAGCCGTTTTAAGACCTTTTCAACCGTTTTCTGTAAGGTATTACCGTTTACTTTCTAACTAAGATTACTTCCCGTAACCGTATCCATAACCATATCCATAACCCGCTTCATAGTTGGTATCGTTGAGCAGTACAGCCATATTACGTAGTCTTTTCTCTTGATATAAAGATTCAGGAACCGGGAGTAGGCGCTTATCAAGATAATTTGCTCGCACCACATAAATTATGGTATCTGAAAACTTACTGATTAGCAGCGTATCGGTTACAAGATGAACGGGAGCCGTATCTACGATTACATAATCATAAGTATTTTTCAAGTATTCCATTAGGACCCGCATTTTAGAACTCTCAAGCAGTTCTGCAGGGTTGGGAGGTATAGGGCCAGAAGGAATTAGATCAAAATTCATATCTTTATTCAAATCCTTAAGGATCATATCTTTTGCTTCTATGGTGCTATCTGTAAGATAAGAAGTAAGTCCCAATGTATTTTTCTTTTGCGGAAGATCAAAAATTTCGTGCAGCTTAGGATCTCTAAGATCTGCCCCAAGAAGTAAAACACGTTTTCCTGATGAGGAAAGCGTTTTTGCTAAGTTGGCTGATATAAAAGTCTTTCCTTCTCCTGAGATTGTAGAAGTAAGGAAAATTATTTTTCCTTTGTCTGCACTACTTCCCGTCATTAAAAAGTTGAGGTTTGTCTTTAAGATCCTAAAAGATTCCGCTAGCGGTGATCTATCATTTGTGGATATTAATCCTTTGAAACGACGTTTTGCCCTGGGTATATCGCCTATAATAGGCGTGCTAAGCACCTTTTCTAAGTCTTCCCTCGTTTGCACCTTAACATTGAGCATACTACCTACATAAATAAATAGAAATGGTAAGAAAAGTGCCATAGCAACTGCTCCACCGTAGATAACGTTACGAGGTGGCGATATAGACCCAGAACGGGTGACAATTGCAGGGTCTATAATTTTCGCATTAGGAGCAGGTACCCCACTAGAAATTTCT
It contains:
- a CDS encoding HAD family hydrolase, whose amino-acid sequence is MISNINSDHTFVFDLDDTLYKEIDYLKSAYTEIARNVSGQQWQATYAKMFALYREKKNVFDFITSQFDVEIDELLQLYRQHKPKIVLSDEVKGLLNSIKEKGAHIAVLTDGRSIGQRNKIEALGLEEWIEKAFISEELGSEKPSEKNFIAVEEYFNSTKYYYIGDNLKKDFITPNKRGWNTIGLIDNGLNIHVDSTNFEKSTHLPNHFLISLSELL
- a CDS encoding ATP-grasp domain-containing protein, encoding MNILITSAGKRVSLVKIFKTEATKQNPNARVLATDANPDLSAACQVADASFKVPRVGDSSYVETLLDICKSNDIQLIIPTIDTELLILAEYKNIFLEAGITPVICDKEFIHKCRDKRVIHDFFTEMRIDVAREFTKDAYEFPLFIKPSDGSRSIDTFLVEEKKFMEERFFQEERFMFLEYISPQRFEEYTCDLYYDKQGYLKCAVPRKRIEVRDGEVNKGLTEHNALVPYIKEKMSFVEGARGCLTAQFFKEKDGDRVVGIEVNPRFGGGYPLSYLAGANFPKWIIDEYIFNKEVENNFDTWESNLLMLRYDNEILVHDFQH